From the genome of Ornithobacterium rhinotracheale, one region includes:
- a CDS encoding IS982 family transposase produces the protein MSNLEASYNFILNKLIEISGTENFYFKPVKPKLSDIELISLIILAEFKSIDSEYQLFREIKGWAIESKIERSVYNRRKRKLFPFLEEIRCKMVKKFNDFENYFLVDSMPLEVCKLSRSSRSKICKENSFSMPNKGFCASQNLHFYGYKLHAICSIAGVFQSFDLSPASVHDIHYLKDIKLQISDCVLLGDRGYLSQTVQLDLFNEVKIQLETPKRKNQKDYKPQFYPFRKYRKRIETLFSQLCDQFMIRRNYAKSFEGFKTRILAKITSLTTIQYLNP, from the coding sequence ATGAGCAACCTAGAGGCAAGTTACAATTTTATTTTGAATAAACTAATAGAAATTTCAGGAACTGAAAATTTCTATTTTAAACCAGTGAAACCAAAATTATCTGATATAGAGCTGATAAGCTTAATTATTTTAGCAGAATTTAAATCTATCGATTCTGAGTACCAGCTTTTTAGAGAGATAAAAGGTTGGGCTATTGAATCTAAAATTGAAAGGAGTGTTTACAACAGAAGAAAACGAAAACTCTTCCCTTTTCTTGAAGAAATTAGGTGCAAAATGGTGAAAAAGTTCAATGATTTTGAAAACTATTTCTTGGTGGACAGCATGCCTTTAGAAGTGTGTAAATTATCCCGCTCTTCCAGAAGCAAAATCTGTAAAGAAAATAGCTTTTCAATGCCAAATAAAGGTTTTTGTGCTTCTCAAAATCTACACTTTTATGGTTACAAGCTACATGCGATCTGTTCTATTGCTGGTGTGTTCCAAAGTTTTGACTTATCTCCCGCCTCCGTTCACGACATTCATTATTTGAAAGACATAAAACTTCAAATTTCTGATTGCGTGTTACTTGGAGACAGGGGCTATCTTTCTCAAACGGTTCAGCTTGACTTGTTCAATGAGGTGAAAATCCAGTTAGAAACCCCTAAAAGAAAAAATCAAAAAGATTACAAACCTCAGTTCTATCCATTCAGAAAGTATAGAAAACGTATAGAAACTTTATTCTCGCAGTTGTGTGACCAATTTATGATACGGCGTAATTATGCCAAATCTTTTGAAGGATTCAAAACAAGAATATTGGCAAAAATTACCTCCTTGACTACTATTCAATATCTCAACCCGTAG
- a CDS encoding ion transporter yields the protein MIQRRRKQLREHNLIPERGWKWDVFRIIYYSDTPLGKLFDITLLILIIISTITVVLESINSLNSKYHELFFTIEWIISILFSIEYIMRIWVVRNKLSYIFSFMGIIDFVSIVPFFLSLIFPMTKFFMIIRLLRILRVFRIFNLMDYMYDGAFIMDALKKNSRKIYIFMIFIVILVVIVGALMYVIEGGENGFVDIPTCIYWAVVTITTVGYGDISPVTPMGQFLSVVLMLCGYSIIAVPTGIVTSEINRYKYRSFVLICDRCGNHDNDKDARYCKVCGEKIKK from the coding sequence ATGATACAAAGAAGGAGAAAACAATTAAGAGAACATAATTTAATCCCAGAAAGAGGTTGGAAGTGGGATGTCTTTAGAATCATATATTATTCAGACACGCCACTCGGTAAGTTATTCGACATCACGCTTTTGATTTTAATCATCATCAGTACGATCACCGTAGTTTTAGAAAGCATCAATAGCCTAAACAGTAAATACCACGAATTATTCTTCACCATAGAGTGGATAATTTCTATTCTCTTCAGTATAGAATATATTATGCGTATTTGGGTGGTACGCAACAAGTTGAGCTATATTTTCAGCTTTATGGGAATCATAGATTTTGTATCGATTGTGCCATTTTTTTTGAGCTTAATTTTCCCAATGACCAAATTCTTTATGATTATCCGATTACTCAGAATCTTGCGAGTCTTTAGGATTTTCAATCTAATGGATTACATGTATGATGGAGCCTTCATCATGGATGCACTCAAGAAAAATTCAAGAAAAATCTATATTTTCATGATTTTTATTGTCATTCTAGTAGTAATTGTAGGCGCATTGATGTATGTAATCGAAGGCGGAGAAAATGGCTTTGTCGATATCCCTACTTGCATTTATTGGGCAGTAGTAACAATTACCACGGTAGGATATGGAGACATTTCGCCAGTTACCCCAATGGGGCAATTCCTATCAGTCGTTTTGATGCTCTGCGGGTATAGTATCATTGCAGTTCCTACAGGAATTGTAACATCGGAGATCAATCGCTATAAATATCGTTCATTTGTA
- a CDS encoding epoxyqueuosine reductase QueH: MNTTVKRDKLVLPNGGKKLLLHSCCAPCSGEVMEAIMASGIDFTIFFYNPNIHPKKEYDLRKDENIRYAEKHNIPIIDADYDVDNWYERARGMEFEPERGIRCTMCFDMRFERTALYAYENGFDTITSSLGISRWKNFAQINDCGERAAEKYEGITYWTHNWRKKGGSARMLEISKRERFYMQEYCGCAYSLRDSNHWRLQNGRERIKIGEKYYGDDND, translated from the coding sequence ATGAACACTACCGTGAAACGAGATAAATTGGTATTGCCAAATGGCGGAAAAAAATTGCTTTTGCACTCATGTTGTGCCCCTTGCTCAGGCGAAGTGATGGAGGCAATCATGGCTTCTGGCATCGATTTTACCATCTTTTTTTATAACCCCAATATTCACCCAAAGAAGGAATACGATTTAAGAAAAGATGAAAACATTCGCTATGCCGAAAAGCATAACATTCCAATTATTGATGCAGATTATGATGTAGACAATTGGTATGAGCGTGCACGCGGAATGGAGTTTGAACCAGAGCGAGGCATTCGTTGCACCATGTGCTTTGACATGCGATTTGAGCGTACCGCTTTGTATGCGTATGAGAATGGTTTCGATACCATTACAAGCTCGCTCGGGATTTCAAGATGGAAGAATTTTGCCCAAATCAATGATTGTGGAGAGCGTGCTGCCGAAAAATATGAAGGCATAACTTACTGGACACACAACTGGCGCAAAAAAGGAGGATCTGCCCGAATGCTCGAAATCAGCAAGCGAGAAAGATTCTACATGCAAGAATATTGTGGCTGCGCATACTCGCTTAGAGATAGCAACCACTGGCGTCTTCAGAATGGTCGTGAGCGAATTAAAATCGGCGAAAAATATTACGGCGACGACAACGACTAA